Part of the Augochlora pura isolate Apur16 chromosome 10, APUR_v2.2.1, whole genome shotgun sequence genome, ACTTTCATTCAAAACTTCGTAGTCAGGTGCTTCACACTGACATTTATTATCTTGTAATTCTTTATTACCAACTTTGTCATGTGAAAACTAAAATGAATATAGACATAAGTTATAACAAAGagtattttatgaaacaatctatcataatatttatcttttctaCCTcctgtttttcatttttatcactgATTTTAGCTTCCTTAACACATGAAACTATTTTTCCAGTATCTTTGCAAGCAATATTATCTTTAGTAAAGTTAGTTTTCCAGATTAGTAATTGGCCATCTGCTCCACCAGAAGCAAAAAATTCAccattaaaagaaaatgttatcgCAGTTATGCTTGTACCATTTGCATGCCCTTTAAGGGTATAAATTGGACGGCCTtctaataaatctaaaatctattttaaacttttaagAACAAACAGTATAAAATCAGTTTAGGAATGTATGTAAACATGGATCTATTCTACCTTCATTGTAGAATCGCTAGAAGCAGTTAGCATAAAATTTCCATTAGGATGAAATTTGATCATGTTCACAGGACCAGTATGAGATGCATACTGCTGATATAAAGTAGTAGAACGCAAATCATACAATTTTACGCTACCAGTCATATTTGCACATCCAATGACAGAACCACTTGGATGGAACTCCACATATGTATTAGAagctaataaaataacacattTTACATACTACTGTCCACATTAAACTGTTAATAACTATGGTCAAAATTCATAGACTTGTAACAATACCCTTCATATCACTTAATGTTCTAATACATTGTCCGCTAGTTACATCCcataattttgttgttttatcATCACTACAGGAAACAAAGAGTCTGCCATCATTAGAAAACTTAGCACATCTTACCCAACTTGTATGACTCAAAAATGACATAAGAAATCTTCTTTGGCATACCGTCCATAACTTAATACTTTTATCATCAGATGCGGTAAGTAactaaatgtaaatttatttataatttgtaataatttgtgtaagtcgtataattttaataaataacttgcaatattattgttttatatacaaaataccTTTTCTCCATCTGGACTAAATTCTACCGATCTAACAGCTCCTGAATGCGGTTTAAAATCTATAGATTGTCCTGTTACTTTGGGAACCCAAATCCTGACAGATCTATCTCTAGAAGCACTGGCTATAAGTTCACCAGACGGTGCATATGTGGCATTGTTAATTTCATCCCTATGTCCTAGAAAACTGTAAGCTCTTACAGATTCCTTTAGGTTCCATAGTATTATACGTCTATCCAAGCTACTAGATATAAGTTGAGTCGTTTCAGGATGAAAACACAAACTTgtgataacatttttatgatatttaaaatgtttctcgATTGTAGGATCGCAAGCAGTGTGACTCATTATTctaacaagaaaaaaaaattatacaaacattAGATACGGCTATATACCATAATAACACAAGTATGAGATTCAAAACCTAAAGAAGTTTGTAtcatacaaaaaaaaattattttttagtgcttcataataaaatataatgagtGTTCcacgtaatttttatatacacacACTTCATATCTTCACTTCACACGGGGAATTAGA contains:
- the Poc1 gene encoding proteome of centrioles 1 is translated as MSHTACDPTIEKHFKYHKNVITSLCFHPETTQLISSSLDRRIILWNLKESVRAYSFLGHRDEINNATYAPSGELIASASRDRSVRIWVPKVTGQSIDFKPHSGAVRSVEFSPDGEKLLTASDDKSIKLWTVCQRRFLMSFLSHTSWVRCAKFSNDGRLFVSCSDDKTTKLWDVTSGQCIRTLSDMKASNTYVEFHPSGSVIGCANMTGSVKLYDLRSTTLYQQYASHTGPVNMIKFHPNGNFMLTASSDSTMKILDLLEGRPIYTLKGHANGTSITAITFSFNGEFFASGGADGQLLIWKTNFTKDNIACKDTGKIVSCVKEAKISDKNEKQEFSHDKVGNKELQDNKCQCEAPDYEVLNESVEQNMVDLKTQKPHEQSCITNGSCLSKNFSDAQFSIYSNNVVDALNDQVQSLRDTVIILEQRLTALEEQLRK